Part of the Paenibacillus sp. FSL R7-0273 genome is shown below.
TTAATCAGCAGCAAAAAGGCCAGCACATCAATAGCCAGCTTGAACACCATCGGGTTCGTCGACGGAAAGGACAGCATCTGGAAGACCAGCACATATTTTTTGCCGATCATACAGCCGAATATCAGCCATGCACCTGCCAGCAGCAGATAAAACGGGTACAGCAGCACCTTCGAAACCGACTGCTCCAGAATTGCAAACACAGAACGCCCCTGCCCCAGACGAAAGACGAGCGTAATCAGCCAGATATTCAAGGAGGACAAAAGGAAGCAGGGGATCAGGACAAGCCAGCCGTTCGTTCCGAAATAATCCGCCACGCTCCTCGGCAGTGTAAAAAGCACAATTCCCGCCTGCGCCATGTAGGTTAGAACGGCAATATGAAAGGGACTGATCTTCTGCTGCATAAGCATATGCCTACTTTCTATTTTTTTGCCGGACCAGGTTGGAGCTTTTGGTCTGTGAAGGACGGGTTCTCAGCATGGAAAAAGGCGCCCGGATAAAGACATCCTTCCAGTCTCTGGGCTTCATCGGCGCAACGGGAGTAATATACGAGGTTCCCAGGCTGGTCAGTCCCGATAGATGAATGATGATCAGCGCAAGCCCCATAACCAGACCCATGTTACCCCAGAACCCGGCAAGAATAATCACACCGAAACGGATCAGCCGGATCGACGCGCTCATCATATAGCTGGGTATGACAAAGGAGGCAATCGCCGAGGAGGCCACCGCAATAATCAATACGTTACTGGTCAGCCCCGCCTGTACCGCTGCCTGTCCGATAACGATACCGCCTACGATCCCGATGGTCTGGCCGATTTTGGTCGGGAGCCTGGCTCCCGCCTCGCGCAGCAGTTCAATCATAATCTCCATCAGCAGCGCTTCGTAGACTGGAGGAAAAGGTACTCTGTTCCGTGATTCGGCCAGCGTTCTCAGCAGCGCTTCCGGGATCATCTCGTAATGAAAGGTAGTTACGGAGACATACATAGCTGTAAAGGTTACGGTAATCAGTAAAGCCATAAATCGCATCAGCCGCAATGCGGTCCCTAATGCCCAGCGCTGATAGTAATCGTCAGGTGATGAGAAGAAATCAAAAAAGGAAGCCGGTGCACAAACCACTGTCGGGCTGTTATCAACTATTGCAACCACCCGCCCGCCGGCCAGCTTGGAGACAGCAACATCCGGCCGCTCAGTGGTCAGGAACTGGGGGAAGACCGAATTGGGCTTATCCTCAATGAATTGGGTCAGCTTGCCGCCATCGTTCAGCTCATCCGTCTCAATCTTTAGGATCCGCTGCTCCAGAGCTTCAACCAGCTGCAGATTCACAATTTCTTCTATATAAAGCACATACACAGCGGTTTTG
Proteins encoded:
- a CDS encoding spore germination protein — translated: MEPNQPKELSLEHILKELDQCADLHHRSFPELATDLVYFPHSVDNTLFIQELLEPFSRIQRSEVDGMLQQSQFVKMSEPKTAVVGILDGKVAIFHQKGVYLLDVSSPEARSVQPSETETVIAGPHDAFVESASTNLSLIRRRLRSPHLKIRKYAVGEISKTAVYVLYIEEIVNLQLVEALEQRILKIETDELNDGGKLTQFIEDKPNSVFPQFLTTERPDVAVSKLAGGRVVAIVDNSPTVVCAPASFFDFFSSPDDYYQRWALGTALRLMRFMALLITVTFTAMYVSVTTFHYEMIPEALLRTLAESRNRVPFPPVYEALLMEIMIELLREAGARLPTKIGQTIGIVGGIVIGQAAVQAGLTSNVLIIAVASSAIASFVIPSYMMSASIRLIRFGVIILAGFWGNMGLVMGLALIIIHLSGLTSLGTSYITPVAPMKPRDWKDVFIRAPFSMLRTRPSQTKSSNLVRQKNRK